The sequence AGCCACacactgttgtgttgtgtgtatacAATGTAAACCCCAAGATAAGCTAATTGTTACAGCTGCAGTTCCAATTTATAGACTACGTTTCGTTTCCAGCATCATAAGAAACGTTACGAGAGGCGAATGCTTCTTGTTGAACACAATTTAACTTACGTAAATGGCTAGCGTATATAATAAACACAGATGAGTATTGATTGAAGTAAGATTGATGAGGCGTTCTGTTCGTGTTTTCAATGGCAGCCGTCACTACGTCAACCACGGAAGCATTCGGCTGAAAGTCGCCAGTTAACACGGTCACTCGTTAAACTGAAACACCTGCGTTCAAAGTCTGCCAGTATTTCAAGTTAACTCGGGGTCAAACGTAGACTGTATGGTTCAGGCAAGGTTACGTCAAGCGATACTTAGCTAACGTTCCTCGGTGCAAACTACAGTCGCATAGCTGTGAAAACTAGCAATAGTAGCCAGCTGTCAGTTGTCCAGTTAGCTGTTAAACTAACCAGAACTAGCGTTTAGTTGAGTAGGTACTCACCATTTTCATAACGTTATACATGCACCAATATAACTGGGTAATATTagctttaaaggacaggttcataaTGCTTtaagtctgtctgaaaacaacagtcaggtgcccatatgaacacttaaagaggttttcctcgctgtaatcattccccctgttcataGTGACTATTAAAAggtccccttcaaatgcactttaaatgtaaatgatgggggccaaaatccacagtgtgtccacacagtcactttgcacaaaaaatcatttaaaagtctatgtgaggcttcagcagtctgagttagtcatatcaagtggatatctgccacatttacagtctttttagcatcaaattccctctttgtgtttcctcggaccTGTTGAGCTGcgatggaagtatagtaacaaaaagagggactttggcactaaaaagattgtaatgttgaaagatagCTACTTGATTGATAAGCTTCATATTAgtgtcagataaatgtttaaatacatttttgcacagaaggaggcttgtggattttggcccccatctttcacattgtaagtgcattatgaaggtatcttctaatggccagtatgaacaggaggaatgattatagcaagaaaaacctatttcaatatTAATTTGAGCACCTGGCTGTtatttaaagacagacttgaaaaattgtgaacccgtccttatCCAGGAACATTGTCAATCGACATTACTTGTAGCAATTTCCAGTTATTTAGGCTAATTGTGAAAATTGTATTTTGGTGAATCTGTTCCAGAGGAGTTGCTGTGAACCACACGTTCacagcattttaatgctgtagctGTTGTAGTGGATAAAAAACCtgcaatatttccctctcaAATGTAGTGGCATAGGAGTGtgaagtagcataaaatggaaatactcaaggacaatcaagtacctcaaaattgctcaagtacagtacttgagtaactttttttttcttttttgcctttatttaagAGTCAGTGTAGcgagacaggaaacagggagAGGGGTGGGATGTCACTTGCAATGGGTGGGGCAATGTACTTTAAGTTACATAATGAGTATGATGTAAATCAGGAAATTAGCTCAACACTATGTGTTAATCCATTCTATGATTTCAGCATCCAGGAGGTGAGGAGGTTTTGCTGGAGCAGGGGGGTACAGATGCAACAGAGAGCTTTGAGGATGTGGGTCATTCCACAGATGCCAGGGAGATGCTTGAGCAGTACTTCATTGGGGAGCTTCACATGGTAAGATCTCTGTTAGCTCTGAAAGGCCTGGTTTCCCACCTGTTGTATTTTGAGATAATGTCCATTTCACCTTGTCAAATACAGAAGTTTAACGTCTAAAAAATCATTATCATTGCTTAACTCTAATGTAATCAAGCAGTGTAATTTATTGGTGTCATCAGATTGCTTTGAGAATAAAGTAGCTATTTGTCACATAAAAAGGTGCCTGGAATCACAAGATGGTGTAATAATTTGGGTTTTGCATGCTTATTAGCAAATTGAGGGAGATGTCATGATTCAAATGGAAATTGGTTTGTGACGTCGTTTAGACAAGGTTGTCATGTGAGCAATAGTTCTGTCTAGTGAGAAAGCATCAAATTATGCCAAGCATAGAACtctaaagttgtttttttatgtctctcCCATGTTACTTTCAGCCTAGCCGCTGGTTTTCATCCATGCATTGTTAAGAAATAATATGGAAATATCATCCAACTAAACTGGGCAAAATTGGAAATTACAATGGGAGATCTTGCCAGTAGGACAGCAGGCACTACAAATCTAGTCTGCATGGAAGAGTGGCTGGAAAAGACCATGTCCTGGGGGACAAAGAGCATGACTATATGCCAGAAGTCTCAAAACAGGCATGTGATAGAATGGGAGCATCAGGCAATAAATTCTGCTGAGTGATAAAACACACTTGATCTTTTCCACCCAACATTATAATGTTATGACTGAGCTCATCAGCCAATTTACAGAGCACCCTTAAGAAGTAGTTATAATAGCAGGTAGTGATGGAACAGTAAtcaacatatatatatcatggtaaaaaaaaaaatacaaaaggtTATGGTATAGTTAGAATTTTTATCACTGTTGATGTGGCGTTAAGTGACAGCAAATACAAAGGCAACCCTCTGACAACACTcaaaaaacagtgacagaaaatgagacagTTTTCTATGTATCAGCTTTTTGTGCTGTTTAAGATTCAGTTTTTTCTGAATTATTATATCTGACTGAAATTGAAGCATCACACTTGTGACAGTGATGGTACTATCAACAGGATTATTGGTTGGCATATGTGCAAGCTCAGAGGTTTTTCTGTAACAGGTGCTCATGTGAAGTGACATTATGTAGGTCAACATTCACAAATATTAAGAGGATAATTCATATCGTTACATCTGGAGTtttgagcatgtgtgtgaatgttaatTTGTCAACCATCACGTCAAAATAGTAAtactgatgtatttattttctttgtagGATGACAGAAAAAAGGAACCGGCAAAGGTAAGCTCCACCATCTGTTCATCTAACCAAAACTGTAATAGAAAAGTCGCTGGAACAGAATTTACAAAAAAGATGCAAAGGTTTTGGGTTGTAGTTACTGTGTCTCTTTTTAATACGTTTTcctttttccccattttctgcTACAGGACGCAAATGCCACAAATTCAGGAGAGTCCAGGTCAGTCATCATGATGTACAATAcatcctctgtctttctcacaattattttattttctgtacagaaaatacagattttttttttttcaatcaaacaGGTCATACATCAGTCTTCATGTATTTTTTGTGCTCATGCACAAAAACATTAAGTTTCTTGCTGCAAGAGAACATTGATCATTGTAGTTTGCATTAAATAAAGTTCTCTTGTTGCATGGACGACTCAGAAAATACTTCTGGGAATAGAAAGTAAACAGAAtatagagagaaagagcaagtgAGCTGCTTTATATGTATGAGTCCTTGTGAGTATGTGAGCTGTTCAACTCAAGTGTTTTAGCTACATAAAGgtatttttaaagttatatttttatagattttggcattttagaattttgattttcacaaGCCACTAGCATAAGTTGTTCATATCATTATCATTACtcaaaaagtgttttctgttttccagcAGCTCCTGGACCACGTGGTTGATACCTGCTATCGCTGCAACTGTCATTGGTATCGTGTATCGCTACTATATGTTTGAACACAAGTCCTCTTGAGTGCTGACATTCTGTTTTCATCTCATTCTTTTCATCTGGAGGCCTTGAAATGTTTGACCAAAACCTCCTCACACTGAACGCACACAGTTACTGTTGGGAGTGTCTGCATCCTTTGCAACAAGAAAAGGAGGGGAGCAGTTTGATAAAGTACTTTTGTCCTTTGTCCATCGACATGCATTGAGAGCACCTAATAGGCAGTTGGGCAGAGACTTTATTAAATTGTCTGCCTTCAGTTtctttgtatttcattgtcaCTATGCCTGTTTTCATAATTGTAAAATGTTGTCTTTAACTTACATATTCATATGCATTTGACCCAGTTTGGTCTTTATATGTTAATTAGCCAATCGCCCACtcagaaaaaactttttttgtttactgcCTGGTTTATCAACAACCATTTGTACACAGACAAAATGGAAACACTGAAGGAGAGtgggagtatttttttttttttttttacaagacgCTGCAAGGGTTTCAATACATAGATacatagtttttattttcttagaaATGCTACTGCTACCTAAGTCAGTTTGACTTATGAATTTATTCCATTCACTCCTTACTGCACAGTTCTGGTGTTCAGCTCTGCTTGATTGCATTCATCACTTGGTTTTAAACACATAACCTTTCTAATCATGCaaatgtgtctgtttcttttgAAATTGGTGGTAAATTATAttgtcattaattaattaaggtATAGAATGTGTTATGATCTGTCCCCTTGTTTTCTACAGTTCTGCTGCCAGGAatttctgtaaatgttaaaaataccTGATTAACAGATGTATATAAATTAATGTAGtatgtaataaaacaatattttataacTCAGATATGATGGCTGAAAAGGAATAACTTGAGTGAATCCCCTTGACAGAAGAGAACTATTTGTTATTTgattgttctgttttaaaatgttttgtcatttgttattTAACTGATGCTTTTTCACAACTTTCTTTCATTGTGGTTTAGCTTCACTTTTCGTTTTGGGTGATTGGTATTGTCAGCTGTCACTGAAGGGTTTGAGATGTTTTGAATGAAGTccagtttgtgtttcttgatTGGCCGCTGTTGGCAAACTGGTTGACTTGGCAGTTGTCATTAGAGCCATAGATGCAAGTCTTTGAATCTGCAATTGGTAACTACATATTTAATGCAATGTATTTTAGTTGTCTTTGATTTCATTAGGTTGCTTTTCAGATCTTGGTACTCATAAATATGATTtggttcagttcagttttgcaTTGCAAAATCACTGTCCATTGAATATTCTGAAATAGACATtgccattatttttatttcatattactATTGGAAAAAGCATTTTCCAACTACAAAGACCATAATAATTTGAAATCCATTAACAGTCTGTTAATACAAAAGACTTCATTGTTTAGGAATATAACTTGCTGCTATTTTTACATGTGACCATGATATTATTTGCGGATTTGCAGAAAATTTACTAGATCAACTTTAAATTGCCATTTATTTGCATTCAACTGCCATTTCATGTCATTAAAAGCCTCTTTGAATAAAATGAATCTTTAAAACAGCATCAGTGGCCTTGATGTAGTTTGTAAATAACTTAAGACATTACAGTATTTAGAGTATGAGGTGAAGATTTTTGCTAGTTTTAGTTTGCAACcatttaattattaatgtaagacaaatacaacaaaacattcaaacagaTACAGTCACAAGTGCTCTGTGAATGACCTGTAAATGAGTCGAGTCACCACTGAATATGACTGCATGTAGGAAGACTTTTATGCGAGGCTGAGGGAGGCATTGCAGCTGTGAACTGACATCCAGTTCAGCTTATAGGCTGCATTCATTACAGTCAAGGTCCCAAAACATCCCTAATTGGAGTGTCTGAATGAAACAATTAtgaaaggcttttaaaaatgaattaaaaggtAAATATTTCCTCCTCTATTGTTAGGTCAAAAGACATCAATAATCCTGCCAATTGTTAATGTGTGTTACTTACATTTGCTTTTGAAGTGGATATAGTGAAATACCCATTCATGCTGTAGTCTCTTGCAAGGAGTGAATGCATGCTTGCTGGTGCAGAGTTTAAAACTAGTTTATTTTCTGATTCATAGACTTGTTAGATATGGTAGAATGATGAAGCACAAAGTTTACATGATCACAAAGGAGGGACACCAGCCTGGTGCCTACAAATGACAATCTAGGCTACCAAACTGATTTTAcccagagacagacagacagtatcTGAAAATCAGCTTCTGAACTGAGCAGGAGGCTCTTAGACGCCAAAATGATGACCTTAATCATTGTTGAGGGACATCGATTGTTAGGTTAGAAATGACAGGTTGATGCTGGGAACAAGAAATAAGCTCAAACACAAGTACAGAGTAGTCGGGGAAACGAATGCAGGTTGAGCaatctggatttcaaattcatctAACACCTTTGATGGAAGCAGctccactcacacactcatCACTTTGTCATCCGGTGAGGTGGCTCTGGTGAATAAATCTGTCAGCCTTGTGTCCTCTTTGGTCACTATTGTTGGTTTAGCACATCATTGTTTTAACATATTCCCCCAGGCTGCTGTATAAATACTGTCTCAGACAATTACAAGCAGAAAGGCAaattctttctccttttcttttacATATTTATGAACTCAATAACTGACAGCATGTTGTGACACTACTGTGCTAATTTGAAgagaatacatgaaaaatagAACAGCTGGGTTCAGTTTCACCCTGTGGTCCTTTTGGCTACAGTAGCTTAGAGGGGTGTTCATTCATACTTTGTTGACTGGAAGCCATGAGCtcctttcaaaaaaaaacagcattaaaatcCTGACGTGTTACACTGTATCATCAATGCAGTGGTTGGCAGCAAATAATTAATAGTGAGAGTCCACTTAATGCTTTACAGGTGAGAGGCATAAAGAAATGAGTGCATAATCTTAATAAtcttgtgaaaaatgtattaattttgcCAGTGTGAATTAATGTGAAAATCACATAATGTAGCTGATGATGTGGTTTTGCACTCATatgctgatttgtttttcttaggTAACTATTTTATAGTGCAATACCAGCACACAGTGAATAGTACTTGAGTCCTGAATATGCTTGCTCCCCTCAGCTACTTTCCTGTGGAGAGAAGCAGGAAGCAGTGATTGAAATTAAAGCCTTTCAATCTGCAGCATCCATAAGAGCCCTCACAGCGCAGAGTGCCCATGACCAGCAAACCACAAAAAGCCCAAATCAACACCCATTGATTCATTCTATTTAATCAGATGGGGCATATCAAGAACTGGATGGTCCCTCAATGGTTTTGTATTTACTTAATTGATGAATtggttaaaaaacaaagcatgttACTGAACAATATACCTTTTGATTTTTGGTTTCATAAACACATTAACATCTACCAACAAGTGATAGAGAGACACTCtgaatgatg comes from Thunnus maccoyii chromosome 1, fThuMac1.1, whole genome shotgun sequence and encodes:
- the LOC121902536 gene encoding cytochrome b5 isoform X2; the encoded protein is MGEEINDNLIDTDCRPANDTNVEENGETVEGSVKYYTLEEIRVHNMSSDTWLIIHDKVYDITGFLEEHPGGEEVLLEQGGTDATESFEDVGHSTDAREMLEQYFIGELHMDDRKKEPAKDANATNSGESSSWTTWLIPAIAATVIGIVYRYYMFEHKSS
- the LOC121902536 gene encoding cytochrome b5 isoform X1 codes for the protein MGEEINDNLIDTDCRPANDTNVEENGETVEGSVKYYTLEEIRVHNMSSDTWLIIHDKVYDITGFLEEHPGGEEVLLEQGGTDATESFEDVGHSTDAREMLEQYFIGELHMDDRKKEPAKDANATNSGESSSSWTTWLIPAIAATVIGIVYRYYMFEHKSS